From the genome of Frateuria soli:
GCGGCGCGACTGGCCGCCAAGCTCGGCTTCACCATCGATCCGAAGGCGTCCGCGCCGTTCGAGGAGCTGGGTCCGCTGCTGTGCGACGCGGCGCCGGCGCGCCTGTTCGACGAGTCGCTCAAGATGTTCCTGGCGGGCAATGGCCTGAAGAGCTTCCGCATGCTTGAACAGTGCGGGTTGCTGAAGTTCCTGTTCCCGGCCACCGCGCGCGCACTGAAGCGTGGCGACGCTGCGCTGCGTTCGCTGATCGAGCAGGGCCTGGCCAATACCGACGAGCGCATCGCCGAAGGCAAGTCGGTGACGCCGGCGTTCCTGTTCGCCGTGCTGCTGTGGGGCGAGGTGCGCGACCTGGCGCATGCCTCGATGGCCAGGGGCGCCGATGGCGGCGAGGCCTGGGCGCGCGCCGCCGCGCACGTGGTGGGCGAGCAGTGCCAGCGCGTGGCGATTCCGCGCCGCTTCACCATCACGATGGAGGAGATCTGGTCGCTGCAGCCGCGCTTCGAACAGATCCAGCGCAAGCGGGTATTCCGGCTGATGGCTCACCCGCGTTTCCGCGCCGCGTTCGATTTCCTGCTGCTGCGCGCAGCCGAGTCGCCCGCGTTGCGCGAACTGGGACAGTGGTGGGCGCATGCGCAGCAACTGCCGCAGGAGGTGCTGGCCGCGGCGTTGCCGGCCACGGGGGGCGCGTCCACCGGCACGGTCGTCGCGGCACCACGCAAGCGTCGGCGTCGCAAGCCGTCGGGCAAGTCCGGCTCCGCTTGATCGGTCACGCATGACGCGCGCTTTCGTTGCGCTCGGCGGAAACCTGGGCGACGTGCCGGAGACGCTGCGCCGGGCACTCGACGCGCTGGCCGCGTTGCCGCGCACGCGCCTGGTGGCGCACTCGCGCTTCTACCGCACGCCACCGTGGGGGCTGCGCGAGCAGCCCCCGTTCATCAACGCCGCGGCGGAGCTGGAAACCACGCTCACGCCGCACCAGTTGCTGGCTGCGATGCTGCAGATCGAGCGCGACGCGGGCCGCGTACGCGCAGGCGAGCGCTGGGGACCGCGGACGCTCGACCTGGACATTCTGCACATGGATGGCGAGGCACGGTACGACAAACGCCTGACCCTGCCGCACCCGCGCATCGCCGAGCGCGCCTTCGTGCTGCTCCCGCTGGCCGAGCTGGCGCCCGACCTGGAGTTGTCCGGCCAGGGCAGGGTGGACGCGCTGCTGGCCCTGGCAGACACCACCGGCTGCGAACCGCTGCCCTGATAGGCGCCTCCTTGCAAGCGGTGCTTCTTGTGCCCGCGGCCGAGCAGGGCAGGTGCCTCGCCCGCGAGGGGTTCCCGCCAGGGCTGGCCGCCGTGCTTGGCCTTTGGCGCCCGGGCGCCGGATAATCGGCCGTTCGCCCATCCCGAGGAAGTGCCGTGTACGTGGACAACGCCAGCGTTCCCGCCCGCAAGCCGGTCACCGTGCCGGGCCTTCGGGCGATGAAGGCGCAGGGACGCAGGATCGTCATGCTGACCGCCTACGACGCCAGCTTCGCCTGGCAGGTCGAGGCCGCCGGCGTGGACGTGGCGCTGGTCGGCGATTCGCTGGGCATGGTGGTGCAGGGTCATCGCAGCACGCTGCCGGTGACCCTGGAGGACATGGTCTACCACACCCGTGCGGTGGCGCGCGGCCTGCAATCCACTCTACTGGTCGCCGATCTGCCGTTCATGGCCGACCGCGACGTGGCGCATACGCTGGAAGCAGCCGCGCGGCTGGTCGGCGAGGCGGGCGCGGCGGCGGTGAAGATCGAGGGGGCCGCGCCGCATATCCTCGACGCCATCGCCACGTTGACCGCCCGTGCGGTGCCGGTGTGCGCGCACCTGGGGCTGACGCCGCAGTCGGTGCACAAGTTCGGCGGTTTCCGCATCCAGGGACGCGAACAGGAGGCGGCCGACCGCGTACTTGCCGAGGCGCTCGCCGTACAGTCCGCCGGCGCCGATCTGCTGGTGCTCGAGGGTGTGCCCAGCGCGCTGGGCGAGCGGATCACCCGGGCGGTGCAAATCCCCGTGATCGGCATCGGGGCCGGCCCGCATTGCGACGGCCAGGTGCTGGTGATCTACGACATGCTGGGCATCACCCCGGGCAAGCGACCCAAGTTCAGCAAGGATTTCCTCGCCGGTCGCAATTCTGTCGCCGAGGCCATTGCCGCCTTTGCCGCGGATGTGCGCAGTGGCGCTTTTCCGGCGCCGGAACATTGCTTCGACTGATCACCAGGTAACCATCCCATGCAGACAGTGCAAGACGCCGCCGGTTTGCGCGCGGCCATTCGTGGCTGGCGCGTCCAGGGCCAGACCGTCGGTTTCGTGCCCACGATGGGAAATCTGCACGAAGGCCACCACTCGCTGATCAAGCTGGCGCGCGCGCGCGCCGACCGCGTGGTGGCGAGCGTGTTCGTCAATCCAACCCAGTTTGGCCCGGGCGAGGACTTCGAGCGCTATCCGCGCACGCTTGCCCAGGACCAGGCCGGCCTGGCCGAGATGGACTGTGACCTGCTGTTCGCGCCGGATGTCTCCACCATCTATCCGTTCGGCGCCGGACAAAGCGTGCGCGTGAGCGTGCCAGGCATCACCGACATCCTGGAGGGGGCGCACCGGCCGGGCCATTTCGACGGCGTGGCCACGGTGGTGTGCAAGCTCTTCAACCTGGTGCAGCCGGACGTCGCGGTGTTCGGCCAGAAGGATTTCCAGCAGCTGAAGGTGATCGAACGGATGGTGCGCGACCTGTCGTTGCCGCTGAAGGTGGTCGCCGCGCCGACCTTGCGCGCAGCCGACGGCCTGGCGCTCAGTTCCCGCAACCAGTACCTGTCGCAGGCCGAACGCGCGTTGGCGCCGCAGATCCACGAGACGCTGCTGAAGATGCGCGAGTTGCTGGAGAAGGGCCATGCGCGCAAGGTGATCGAACAGGCCGCGGCTTCGACGCTGGGACGCGCGGGTTTCCTGCCGGACTATGCGGTGATCCGTCGCGCCGAAGACCTGGCCGAACCGGCGGACGACGAGCACCAGGGCCTGGTCGCGCTGATCGCCGCACGCCTGGGCAGCACGCGGCTGATCGACAACCTGCCGTTCGATTGACGCCCCGCTCCCCGTAGGAGCCCACTTGTGGGCGATGCTGTTATTACGCCACGCAAAAAAGCATCGCCCACAAGTGGGCTCCTACGGGAAAGCGTCTTACTCCTGGCGCTCCCACACCTGGCTGCGGCCCAGCAGCGCGAAGCCCACGTAGCCGTGCACGTCCAGCTTCTGCCCGCCGTCGAGCATCTTCAGCCTGACCTTGTAGGTCTTGCCGTTGTGCGGATCGAGGATCTTGCCGCCGTCCCATACGTCGCCATCGCGGCTGACGCCCCACATGATCACCATGCCTTCGACCGGCTGGTTCTTGCGTTCGCCCTCGCACTTGCGGCAGAGCGGGTGCGGGCCCTCGTCCGATTGCAGCACGGTGAGCACCTTGGCCTGCAGTTCCCCGTTCTGCTCGGTGATCTGCACGATCGACTTCGGCTTGCCGGTGGCGTCGTCGATGGTCTTCCAGGTGCCGACCGGGGTGTCGTTGGCGGCCAAGACGGCGGTGCTGCCGAGCAGCAGGCCGGCGGCAAGCGCCAGGCGGAACAGTTGCTTCATGGTTGCCCTCCCGTACGAAAGCGTACGGTGCGCAGACTGGCGAGCCGTCGCGGGGCCGTCAAGCTGCGTTGCGCAACGCCCGCGCGATGACCTGCATCAGCCGGGGCGGTGGCCATGGCTGGCATAATGGACGGTCTTCGAACCTAGAAGTTTCTCCCATGAGCGAAGTGAACGAGGCGCGCGTGCGCCAACTGCTCGGCGACCTGGTCGACCCGCACACCGGCGCGCCCGTCGCCGATGCCGTGCGGGCGGTGGGCGTCGACGGCGCGCGGGTGTCGGTGGACATCCAGCTGGGTTATCCGGCCGCGTCGGTCGCCGACCAGCTG
Proteins encoded in this window:
- the pcnB gene encoding polynucleotide adenylyltransferase PcnB — its product is MPAVVPREQHVISRKNISKAALRVLYRLHDAGYDAFLVGGAVRDLLLGGHPKDFDVATNATPDEVKKLFRNCRLIGRRFRLAHVVFGPEIIEVATFRGTGEEDAPEGDRRIVDGLIVRDNVWGSIEEDAVRRDFRVNALYYDISDFSVRDYVGGMQDLDNRVLHLIGDPATRYREDPVRMLRAARLAAKLGFTIDPKASAPFEELGPLLCDAAPARLFDESLKMFLAGNGLKSFRMLEQCGLLKFLFPATARALKRGDAALRSLIEQGLANTDERIAEGKSVTPAFLFAVLLWGEVRDLAHASMARGADGGEAWARAAAHVVGEQCQRVAIPRRFTITMEEIWSLQPRFEQIQRKRVFRLMAHPRFRAAFDFLLLRAAESPALRELGQWWAHAQQLPQEVLAAALPATGGASTGTVVAAPRKRRRRKPSGKSGSA
- the folK gene encoding 2-amino-4-hydroxy-6-hydroxymethyldihydropteridine diphosphokinase: MTRAFVALGGNLGDVPETLRRALDALAALPRTRLVAHSRFYRTPPWGLREQPPFINAAAELETTLTPHQLLAAMLQIERDAGRVRAGERWGPRTLDLDILHMDGEARYDKRLTLPHPRIAERAFVLLPLAELAPDLELSGQGRVDALLALADTTGCEPLP
- the panB gene encoding 3-methyl-2-oxobutanoate hydroxymethyltransferase, coding for MYVDNASVPARKPVTVPGLRAMKAQGRRIVMLTAYDASFAWQVEAAGVDVALVGDSLGMVVQGHRSTLPVTLEDMVYHTRAVARGLQSTLLVADLPFMADRDVAHTLEAAARLVGEAGAAAVKIEGAAPHILDAIATLTARAVPVCAHLGLTPQSVHKFGGFRIQGREQEAADRVLAEALAVQSAGADLLVLEGVPSALGERITRAVQIPVIGIGAGPHCDGQVLVIYDMLGITPGKRPKFSKDFLAGRNSVAEAIAAFAADVRSGAFPAPEHCFD
- the panC gene encoding pantoate--beta-alanine ligase, which translates into the protein MQTVQDAAGLRAAIRGWRVQGQTVGFVPTMGNLHEGHHSLIKLARARADRVVASVFVNPTQFGPGEDFERYPRTLAQDQAGLAEMDCDLLFAPDVSTIYPFGAGQSVRVSVPGITDILEGAHRPGHFDGVATVVCKLFNLVQPDVAVFGQKDFQQLKVIERMVRDLSLPLKVVAAPTLRAADGLALSSRNQYLSQAERALAPQIHETLLKMRELLEKGHARKVIEQAAASTLGRAGFLPDYAVIRRAEDLAEPADDEHQGLVALIAARLGSTRLIDNLPFD
- a CDS encoding DUF2147 domain-containing protein yields the protein MKQLFRLALAAGLLLGSTAVLAANDTPVGTWKTIDDATGKPKSIVQITEQNGELQAKVLTVLQSDEGPHPLCRKCEGERKNQPVEGMVIMWGVSRDGDVWDGGKILDPHNGKTYKVRLKMLDGGQKLDVHGYVGFALLGRSQVWERQE